The nucleotide window TGGCCGCACTGCCGTCGACCCTGCGCAAACGCACCAGGCTGATGGTGATCGGCCAGGATGACCCCAAGGTGTTCCAGCTGCAAAGCGCTACCTTGGGCCTGGGCGAGCAGGTGCAGTTCCTCAAGGGCCGCAGCGACATCCCGCGCTTTCTGCTTGGCGCCGACCTGCTGATCCACCCGGCGTACAACGAGAACACCGGCACGGTGCTGCTCGAGGCACTGGTGGCCGGCCTGCCGGTGCTGGTCTCCAAAGTATGCGGCTACGCCCACTATATCGCTGAGGCCGACAGTGGCCTGGTGCTGGACGAGCCGTTCGAGCAGGAACAGCTCAATGGCTACCTGCAGCGCATGCTCGAAGACCAGCAGGCCCGCGCCAGTTGGTCGCGCAACGGCCTGGCGTTTGCTGAAACCGCCGATCTGTACAGCATGCCGCAGCATGCCGCCGACGTGATCCTGGGGCAGGAGTCCGCATGAAGCTGATACTGGCCGAACCGTTCAAGCGCCTGTGGGCCGGGCGTGATGCCTTCGATGCCGTGGAGGCGCTGCAAGGCGAGGTCTATCGCGAACTGGAAGGGCGCCGCACGCTGCGCACCGAAGTCGCTGGCGAGGGCTTTTTCGTCAAGATCCACCGCGGCATCGGCTGGGGCGAGATCTTCAAGAACCTGCTCACCGCCAAGCTGCCGGTACTCGGCGCCGGCCAGGAATGGCAGGCCATACAGCGCCTGCACCAGGTTGGCGTGCCGACCATGACAGCCGTCGCCTATGGCGAGCGTGGCAGCAACCCGGCCGCGCAGCACTCGTTCATCATCACCGAAGAGCTGGCGCCGACCATCAGCCTGGAAGACTTCAGCATCGACTGGGTCAGGCAGCCGCCCGAGCCGCGCCTGAAGCGCGCGCTGATCGCCGAAGTGGCGAAGATGACCGGCGGCATGCACCGCGCCGGGGTCAACCACCGCGACTGCTACATCTGCCACTTCCTGCTGCACACCGACCGCCCGGTGACGGCGGAAGACTTCAAACTGTCGGTAATCGACCTGCACCGCGCGCAGACCCGGGCGAAAATCAGCCGCCGCTGGCGCGACAAGGACCTGGCCGCGCTGTACTTCTCGGCGCTGGACATCGGCCTGACCCAGCGCGACAAGCTGCGCTTCCTGCGCGGTTACTTCCAGCGCCCGCTGCGGCAAGTCCTGAAGGATGAAGCCGCGCTGCTCGCCTGGCTGGAGCGCAAGGCGCAGAAACTCTACGATCGCAAGCAACGCTATGGGGATGCACTCTGATGGCGGGGTGGACACTGGCGCCGGGCTACGAACACCTGGCGGCGGACTTCGGCAGCCTCGATGCTGTATTTGCCCTGCAAGGCGAGCGCCTGACCCGCGACCCGCTCAGTGAGGTGGTGCGTATCACGCGTGACGGGGTCAATTATTACGTCAAGCGCTACACCGGGGCCGGCAAGCACATGCGCCGTTACCTGGGCCGGCCGCGGATCAAGGCCGAATGGCAGAACCTCAAGCAGTTCGCCAAGTGGGACATCCCCACTGCCGAAGTGGTGGCCTGGGGCCTGGAGCGCAATGGCCTGGCCTTTGGCCGGGGGGCCATGATCACCCGCGAACTGCCGCATACCGAAGACTTGTCGGCGCTGGCCGAGCGCAACGATGCACGCCTGGCCGATCGCGCCTGGGTCGGGCATGTCAGCAGCCAGCTGGCGCGCCACACCCGGGTCATGCACCAGCACCACTTCGCCCATAACGACCTGAAATGGCGCAACTTGCTGGTCGACGACCAGGGCACGCTATTCTTCATCGACTGCCCCACCGGCGATTTCTGGCGCGGCTTCATGTGGCGGCACCGGATGATCAAGGACCTTGCATGCCTGGACAAAGTGGCCAAATACCATCTGTCGGCGACCCAGCGCCTGCGTTTCTACCTGCAATATCGTGGCCGCGATCGGCTGAATGTGCGTGACAAGAAGCGCATTCGCCAGGTGGTGAGCTTTTTCGAGGGAAGGGAATGACCGATTACCTGGCCAGCGCGGACCTCGCGCTGCTCAAGCGCCATGGCCTGGACGACTTCGAGGCGCTGTGGGCGCTGCAACTGGATGCCGTGGACGAACCGAACACCGGCCGCGGTGGCTGGAGCAGCGTGTACCGCCTGGAACTCGAGGGCAAGGGCTACTACCTCAAGCGCCAGAGCGACTACCTGACCCGTACCCTCCACCGGCCATTCGGCGAGCCGACCTTCGCCCGCGAATTCCGCAACATCAGCCGTTACCAGAAACTGCAGATTCCGGCCTTGCAGGCGGTGTTCTACGGCGAGCGCAAGAAAGGCGGCACGCACCGGGCGATCCTGATGACTCGTGCTCTGGACGAATGGGCCGACCTCGACAGCTTGTTGGCCCGGTGGCCACAACTGAGCGATGCCGAACGCAATGGTGTCCTGCAGGCCTGCGGCCAGCTGGCGCGCACCCTGCACCGTGCCGGCCAGGTGCATGGTTGCTTCTACCCCAAGCACATCTTCCTGCGTCAGCGCCGCGAAGGCTGGGACGCGCAACTGATCGACCTGGAGAAGACCCGACCCCTGCTGTTCGGCATGCGTGACCGCCTCAAGGACCTGGAGCCGTTGCTGCGCCGCGCACCGGTCTGGGGCGAGCGCGATGTACGTACCTTGCTGGCCAGCTACCTGGCGCAGCCTGCCGATGGCACGCTGGTCGATACCTGGCTGCAACGCCTGACGCAACGCCGTCGTGAAAAAGAGGCCCGCTGATGCGTTTGTCTGAATTGAAAGAGGCCGGGCGCAGCCCCTCGTTGCCCCTGAGCATCACCCTGGCCGATGCCGCCGGCACGGCCGACCTGCAATTGCTCAGCCTGCTGCGCGTGCTGCCGGGCCAGCGCTATGTGGGTGCCGGCGTGTGGCGCGGTACCCCGGTGCTGGCCAAGCTGCTGGTCGGTGGTAACGCTGCACGGCATTTCCAGCGCGAATTGCAAGGCGTGAAACTGCTGGCCGAGCAGGGCCTGACCACGCCGAAGCTGCTGGCCGACGGCCTCAAGGAAGGCGAGGGCGGCTGGCTGCTGTTCGAATTCCTCGACGGCGCCGAGAGCCTGGCCGATGCCTGGGCGGCAGTGGAGAGCTTGCCGGTGTTGGCAGACGAGCAGCATCTGGTGCTGGGCGAGGCGCTCACCGCAGTGGCGCACATGCACGCCCGGGGCCTGTGGCAGGAAGACCTGCACCTGGACAACCTGCTGCGCCACGGCGGCAAGCTGTACCTGATCGACGGCGCCGGCATCAAGGCCGAAACGCCTGGCCAGCAGCTGTCACGCCCGCGTGTGCTGGAAAACCTGGGGGTGTTCTTCGCTCAGCTCCCCAAGCGCCTGGAGCCTTTCATCGAAGAATTGCTGGTGCACTATCTGCTGGCCAACGCCGAGCATGCGCTGCCGCTGGAAGCCCTGCAGAAGCAGGTAGACAAGGTGCGCAGCTGGCGCCAGAAGGATTACCTGGAAAAGGCTGGTCGTGAATGCAGCCTGTTCAGTGTCGAGCGCAGCCTTTCGGGCTTGCGGGCAATCCGCCGCGACGAGGTCGAAGCCATGCTGCCGGTACTGGAGCAGGCCGATGCGTTGATCGACCAGGGTCACCTGTACAAGACCGGTGGTGCGGCCAGTGTGGCGCGCATCGAGGTTGGCGGGCGCACGCTGGTGCTCAAGCGCTACAACATCAAGAACACCGCGCACTGGTTCAAGCGCTTCTGGCGCCCGAGCCGGGCCTGGCATTCCTGGATCGAAGGCCATCGCCTGGAGTTCCTCGACATTGCCACGCCGCGTCCACTCGCGGTGCTGGAGCAACGGGTGATGGGGCTGCGAAGCCGTGCCTACCTGGTCACCGAGTATATCGATGGCCCAGACCTGGCCGAATGCTTCGCGCCCTACGTGGATAACGGCGATGCGCCTGAGGAGCAGGTGGATGCCCTGGTGCATGTGATGCAGCAACTGATTCGCGAGCGTATCAGCCACGGCGACTTCAAGGGCCACAACCTGTTCTGGCACAACGGCCAATGGTCGCTGATCGACCTCGACGCCATGTGCCAGCACGCCACCCAGCTCAGCTTCGCCCCGGCCTACGCCCGTGATCGGGCGCGGCTGCTGCGCAACTGGCCGAGTGGCAGTGCCTTGCATCAGCGGCTGGACCGGCTGTTGCCCAAGCTGGCCGAGTAATCCGCCGGCAGTGCCAGCCAGTCGCTGCTGCGGCCTGGCTGGCGCACGCGAATGCGCCATTGGCCGCCCTGTTGGCGCAATACTGCCCAGGCGTGGACTGCGCCCAGTGCCTTCTCGGGCAGCAGCAAATGGTATTGCCCGGCAAGCAGGTGCCGTCGAACCGGCAACTGATGGTTACCCAACTGCAAATAGAGTTGCCCCCCAGCGTCGTGCAGGTCGGCGTCCCCTGCCACCGGTTCGCCCGCTAATGGTTGTTGCAGGCGTACCTCTTCCAACAGGTGGGCTATGTCAGGCAACCCGTCATGCCAAAGCACGATGGAATCGACCACCCAATTGCCGTTGCGCAGCCGTTTGATCGGCAGTTGCGCGTAGGCATCCGGCTGCCTGGGGTCGAGAACCCGCCAGCGATAGCCGTCGAAGTGGACGTTGTACAACCTCCCCTGGCTGTCCTTGACGAAGTACCGGTCCGGGCCTGGCACGCTGTTGATCTGTTCGTACACTTCCTCGCCATGAACGCCGTCGATCCGGTAGCGCAGCTTGCTCACATCCACGGCCGCTTCGTGGGTATTCGGCAGTGGGCGCGGAGGTTGCGGCGGCAGGCCGCGCATCGCCCGGCGCATGAGGGGCGAACCAGCGAAACTGGACAACCCGTCGGCGCTGTGGCTCAAAGCAGCCATGGCGTGGTGGAAGGTCGCTGCATAATCCTCTTTTTCCAGGGCTTCGAAGCCGTCCCACAGCGAAATCGACATACGGCCGAAGGCCAGGGCTGACATTGTCGGGGCCGGTAGCACGAGGCTGATCATGTCGAGAACCAGGCGCAGCGTCGACAGCCCGTACTCGCCGAGCAGCTCGCGGTTGCTGCGGCTGTTGGTATCGACCTCGGCGATCATGGCGTGGACCTGGGCCTTGTAAAGGGCATCGAAGAGGTTGCCGTTGATCATTGGTCTTTGCACATATGGCCCGAGGCGGCCTTTGCGCACCAACTTGTCGAGCCGCTTGCCATCAGCCAGAGGCGCGCGCTGGATCAGGTACTTTCGCAAGGACGGCGTGCTGCGAAGGGTTCTGAGCAGCGCCCGGGTATCGGGGTATTCACGCCATGCGCGCCGGTCGGGAGCGTCCGGCGTATACAGCACCAGCGACGGCTGGTTGTCGCTCTCGGCATTGAGCAGCAGTACCCCTTGCAGCGTGTGCCCGTCGATGATCAGTTGGCGCACCGCGATACGATGCTCGTCGATGGTAGGGCGCCAATTGTTGTCGGGGTGGTCGGTGACGGCTTTGACCCAGCGATAGCCCCGCTCGTGGGTATCGTTCAGAAAGTGCCTGGCATAGCGGGCCTTGGCCGCCTCGGCGCGCATGCGGGCGCGGTTCATGTTGCCGTGGCATTGCATGCGCCAGCGCGCACCTGGAGACTCCAGCAGGTGGGTTCGCAGGTAGCGGATGTAGCCACTGCCG belongs to Pseudomonas asiatica and includes:
- the rfaP gene encoding lipopolysaccharide core heptose(I) kinase RfaP gives rise to the protein MKLILAEPFKRLWAGRDAFDAVEALQGEVYRELEGRRTLRTEVAGEGFFVKIHRGIGWGEIFKNLLTAKLPVLGAGQEWQAIQRLHQVGVPTMTAVAYGERGSNPAAQHSFIITEELAPTISLEDFSIDWVRQPPEPRLKRALIAEVAKMTGGMHRAGVNHRDCYICHFLLHTDRPVTAEDFKLSVIDLHRAQTRAKISRRWRDKDLAALYFSALDIGLTQRDKLRFLRGYFQRPLRQVLKDEAALLAWLERKAQKLYDRKQRYGDAL
- a CDS encoding lipopolysaccharide kinase InaA family protein, with the translated sequence MAGWTLAPGYEHLAADFGSLDAVFALQGERLTRDPLSEVVRITRDGVNYYVKRYTGAGKHMRRYLGRPRIKAEWQNLKQFAKWDIPTAEVVAWGLERNGLAFGRGAMITRELPHTEDLSALAERNDARLADRAWVGHVSSQLARHTRVMHQHHFAHNDLKWRNLLVDDQGTLFFIDCPTGDFWRGFMWRHRMIKDLACLDKVAKYHLSATQRLRFYLQYRGRDRLNVRDKKRIRQVVSFFEGRE
- a CDS encoding lipopolysaccharide kinase InaA family protein, which produces MTDYLASADLALLKRHGLDDFEALWALQLDAVDEPNTGRGGWSSVYRLELEGKGYYLKRQSDYLTRTLHRPFGEPTFAREFRNISRYQKLQIPALQAVFYGERKKGGTHRAILMTRALDEWADLDSLLARWPQLSDAERNGVLQACGQLARTLHRAGQVHGCFYPKHIFLRQRREGWDAQLIDLEKTRPLLFGMRDRLKDLEPLLRRAPVWGERDVRTLLASYLAQPADGTLVDTWLQRLTQRRREKEAR
- a CDS encoding lipopolysaccharide kinase InaA family protein; translation: MRLSELKEAGRSPSLPLSITLADAAGTADLQLLSLLRVLPGQRYVGAGVWRGTPVLAKLLVGGNAARHFQRELQGVKLLAEQGLTTPKLLADGLKEGEGGWLLFEFLDGAESLADAWAAVESLPVLADEQHLVLGEALTAVAHMHARGLWQEDLHLDNLLRHGGKLYLIDGAGIKAETPGQQLSRPRVLENLGVFFAQLPKRLEPFIEELLVHYLLANAEHALPLEALQKQVDKVRSWRQKDYLEKAGRECSLFSVERSLSGLRAIRRDEVEAMLPVLEQADALIDQGHLYKTGGAASVARIEVGGRTLVLKRYNIKNTAHWFKRFWRPSRAWHSWIEGHRLEFLDIATPRPLAVLEQRVMGLRSRAYLVTEYIDGPDLAECFAPYVDNGDAPEEQVDALVHVMQQLIRERISHGDFKGHNLFWHNGQWSLIDLDAMCQHATQLSFAPAYARDRARLLRNWPSGSALHQRLDRLLPKLAE
- a CDS encoding dermonecrotic toxin domain-containing protein, coding for MTPLQRLEALDQQLIALEQGKPELTGETEPAAMRQRFFGDLAAFWNDPVEAGHSRVQQLRELRHEQLLAELELRLADQTLDYSHISLLRTSLELPLPWQRNHLPDTHRAQVYRPVFNRSRPHGRLPLPGVLVLVADAPEGAVAEPATATGQALLCSVSHGVEGFANLAELHRELCERLDDPMQSRPMLQLLPRLQDQQLVRCADRLRYEWFTGDLVEQQATDVIDAQHQRLTIAWHAAWALDQNPDLPALKSTLAKQQSLNDLMGSQYALSTRYALLLEKHLPAWLRQSSTQNLTHIMQTIQELAGAITQAAAPGLLTLEAFGNRHHLLAWVRERLGKALRREFSIDLPAEKVCITVTLAHRTGPLINPLAPSGYVAVANRRHVGGTIELVTTTYRLDELALLNIGWFDVDYWLTARIHNEDGSTLESISAEGVKRLVRELDAGSGYIRYLRTHLLESPGARWRMQCHGNMNRARMRAEAAKARYARHFLNDTHERGYRWVKAVTDHPDNNWRPTIDEHRIAVRQLIIDGHTLQGVLLLNAESDNQPSLVLYTPDAPDRRAWREYPDTRALLRTLRSTPSLRKYLIQRAPLADGKRLDKLVRKGRLGPYVQRPMINGNLFDALYKAQVHAMIAEVDTNSRSNRELLGEYGLSTLRLVLDMISLVLPAPTMSALAFGRMSISLWDGFEALEKEDYAATFHHAMAALSHSADGLSSFAGSPLMRRAMRGLPPQPPRPLPNTHEAAVDVSKLRYRIDGVHGEEVYEQINSVPGPDRYFVKDSQGRLYNVHFDGYRWRVLDPRQPDAYAQLPIKRLRNGNWVVDSIVLWHDGLPDIAHLLEEVRLQQPLAGEPVAGDADLHDAGGQLYLQLGNHQLPVRRHLLAGQYHLLLPEKALGAVHAWAVLRQQGGQWRIRVRQPGRSSDWLALPADYSASLGNSRSSR